AACAATATCATTTTTAATATAATACTCCTGAATTTCCGTCATGATTTCCGAAAAAGAAGCAGACGCAATTCTTTCATACGGAATGGTATATCCTAGATAAACGATATTTCTTTTGAAATCTCCTGCCGCCAGAACGATCGGGACTTTTGCTGCCAGCGCCATGTGGTAGAAGCCTTTTCTCCACTTAGGAACCCAGCTTCTTGTGCCTTCCGGAGTAATTACGAGGCTGAAATCTTCTTTCGCAAACTGATCAGCAACAAATTTTACCAGATCATTCTTTTGGCTTCTGTCGATCCCGATTCCGCCCAATCCTCGCACCACACTTCCGTACCAGGCTTTGGTATGCGCATCTTTAATGATAATCTTAATTGGTTTTTCTAAAGACCAGTAGGCAAGGTTTCCTAAAATATATTCCATATTATGGGTGTGGGGTGCCACCACAAGGATACAACGGTTAAGACTGTTTGCATCGCCTTGTAGAACGACCTTCCAGCCCAATAATTTTAGCATTGCTTTGCCGATTAGTTTTTTCATAGATCTCGTATTAAAACAGAAAAGTATAACCAAACTTTGGTTATACTTTACAAATATATTGAAATATTATTGCTCTTAAAACAAACCGCTGATTAAATCTACGATTTTCATTACTATTTCCAGGGCTACTTGTACCATTTGTTTATGTTTTTGATTTGGGTTATTAATTTTGTACGAATATACTATAATTTTCTGATATACAGTGATTAAAAATTATATTTTTTTCATGGTCGTGAGAGAAGAAGTGTGTGAACTTCAAACGGTTGGGTCTTCCGTTCACACCTTCTGCCACTCTCTGCAGTTTATTATTTGGTCTTTATAGAAATTTCGTTTTTACCTTCGTTTACTTTGATGTCTACATTTTTGCCTTTCATATGTTTAATGTTGCTTTTCATAGAATCAATTATCTGATCTGCCTGGTTGCTCGGAACTTTTTTCCCGTTAATAATGATGCTGTCGCTGTCGTCGTCATCAGAACTGTACTCAATCGTAGAACCATTTACGGTGATCTTGTTTTTTTCAATTCTTATGTTACCGTCTTCATCTCTGTCCTGATCATTATCGTTGATTCCGTCTCCGTTCAGATCTCCATCGAAATCAATTCCGTCTTTCTTTACAGGTATTACGATTGCTTTTGAAGGAATGACCAATTCATAATCAATATTATAATCTCTGAAACGGTGCTCGTAAGGATACTTGATGTAGTTTGGAAGAATGACTTTGTTGTTTACAATTTCTACCGGAATATTCACGTTTAGTGGAAGATTATATCCCTTCGCTTCTTTTTTAATAATTAAATAAGGTGTAGGAATATTCGCTTTTCTGGTAACTTCTACATGTACCCAATCTCTTTTGTATACAGATACTTTATCAGAATAAAGATCATCATCATATCCTTTAAAGTTGGAAGGAATCGTGATCTGTTTTACATCTACATACAAAGTATCAGATTTTGTACTGATCGCAATTTCTTCCGTATCTTCTTTATGGCCTTTCAGGAACATCTCTTTTTTCGCCATACTGAATCCGAAGTACGTACCCAAAGCAATCAGGGCAAGGAATAATGCGCCGATAACCCAACCTGTATTTCTTAATTTTGTTTTAGGTGAAATTAATTTAATACTTATCAATCCAAATAACATGGCGGGCAGTAAACTTCCTAATGTAATTAAGGCCATGATCACGTATTTCATGCTGTCATTATCGAAATAGAAATTCATTTCGCTGATCGGAGGGAAGTCACTGTCTGCGCCCATGAAACCGAACACTACAAAGACTCCGATTAAGCAAGAAATAGAGATGAATGCGAAGATTCCTCCTAACACGTAACGGATCACATTCCAGATTCCGCTGCTTGCGTTATTGATGTAAGGCTTGTTTTCGATGAATATTTCTCCGACCCTCTGAGTAGATTCATTGGCGAATTGTACCAATTTATTAGACTCATTCTTAAGATTGTCGAAGTTCATAGGCTTTCCCTGCATTTTCAGGAAATCTGCCGCAGATTCAGCTTTTGGTAAAACGGCCCAAAGGATAACGTAAAGTAAGAAAACTAAAGAGGAAGAAACGGCTGCTGTGAAAGCTCCTAAGACAAAAACTCCAAGCCAGATCGCTCTCATTGCCGTAATGTCCATTCCTACATATTGTGCTAAACCTGCACATACTCCGGCAATTTTCTGCTTTTCAGGATCACGGAATAATTGTTTTTTGTCGCTGTATCCTGCTCCTGAGTTGCTTTTTTTCGAAGAGTTTTTTTCAGAATAATAAGCTTCTTCCTGTTCTTCAATTTTTTCCGGTGTTCCAATTTGTGCAATTACCTTCTCTACATCAGAATCATTGATGACTTCACGTTTTCCCAAAGAATCTTTGAAGATTTCTACCATTCTGATTTCTATGTCATGCATTACCTCATCGGCTTCCGAAGCTTCCAGAGAGCTTCTCAGTGCGTTCAGGTAATCGCTAAGCTTGATATATGCATGCTCTTCTATGGTAAAAGAAAAACCTGCGAGTCCTATTGAGAGTGTTTTGTTCATAGCTTTGTTTTTTAATTTTTTTGAGTGATTTGGTTTACTGAATCGGTCAGCTCGGCCCAGGTATTCTGAAGTTCAGTCAAAAACAGTTTACCTTTTTCAGTGATCTGATAATATTTTCTTGGGGGCCCTCCGGTAGATTCTTCCCATCTGTAAGATAAAAATTCTCCGTTTTTTAATCTTGTTAAAAGAGGGTAGAGGGTTCCTTCCACTACATCCAGTTTTCCTTTTTTCAGTTCATCTATAAGGTCGGAAACATACATTTCACGATGATTGATAAGACTTAAAATACAGAATTCCAGAATCCCTTTTCGCATTTGCGCTTTGGTATTTTCAGTATTCATCTTTAATAAGTTTTGTTAATTAGTTATATACTAAAAACCGATTTACATTCCTAGCTAGTTGAACCTATTTCGATTTTACATTACAAAGATATGTAATTAAAATGGTATTATGCAATACAAAGTAGTGTTATTTTAAAAATAAAATGTTTAATTAATTGTAAATCAATGCAATAAATTTTAATTGAAAATTACTGAAGGTTTATATTAAATGAAAAATGGCTTTAAAAACTGTATTTTTTTGTACTTTTGTCTTGAAAACGCCGGAGATTTTTCGGTAAAATAATGTAAAAAATACCTGAAATGACTTATTTTAAATTTTTATTACCCCTGTTGCTGGCCGGAACTTCGGTTTTTGCTCAATATAAAATAGAATTAAAAAATATCTCGCCCAATTATCAGGCAAAGATCAGCATGGAAGACTGCTCTGGTGATGAATGCCGCGGAGAAGCAACTATTGAACTGATCAATAATGCAACAAAGAAAGTGCAGAACTTTACTTCAGGTAATTTTACTTTCTATATAAAAGATCAGCCGGCTCCCGTGAAGGGGCAGTTATCAACTGTTACCTTTGATGCATTAATGGAAAGTCCTGTTATTATCGACGATTTTAATTTTGACGGTACAGAAGATGTTGCGATACGAAATGGCAGTTTAGGAAATTACGGTGCACCTTCTTATGATGTCTATGTGTATAATATGACTCAAAAGAAGTTTGTTCCGAGCAAAGAACTTACAGAGCTTGCGAGTAATTATCTCGGATTTTTTGAGGTTGATCCTGAAAGAAAGCGTTTGATTGTTTACGGAAAATCCGGTGCCGCATTTCATTATACCGCAGAATATGCGGTAGTTCCGGGGAAGGGATTACTGAGAGTATTTGAAGTGGAAGAAGATGCAAGCGGTGGCGAAAAAGTAAAAGTAACCAAAAAAGAACTTATTAATCATAAATGGATAAAAACGGTTAAAAATTATCCCATTGAAGAATATTATAAATAATATAGAATGAAGATACAGAAGGAAATAGATTTTATTCTGGCGGTAGATGCCTTAAAAAATGTACAGAGAAGAAATTACAATGCAGATGATTCCAGAAGGGAAAACACCGCGGAACATTCATGGCAGATTATTATTCTGGCTCAGATTCTTTTCCCTTATGCCAAGAACAGGGCAGATATTGATCTTTTGAGAGTGATCAGGATGTTGTCTATTCATGATTTGGTAGAAATTGAAGCCGGAGATACTTTTCTTTTTGATGAAGCCGGAATGGTGGGCAAATTTGAAAGAGAAAAGGTATCTGCCCAAAATATATTCGGAATTTTAGATGAACCTTTAAGAACTGAGTTTTTCAATCTTTGGCTTGAATTTGAAGAAGAAAAAACTCCGGATGCTATTTTTGCCTGCGCTATCGACCGGATTATGCCTTTTATCCTTAATTCTCATACTTCCGGAAAAAGTTGGACTGAAGCTGGTGTTACCGAAAAACAAATCAGAAATATGCTGGAGAATGCAATCAGCAGAGCTTCAGATGAAATGGGAGAGGCTTTCCAAACATTATTGAATTTGAGCTTGGAAACTGAAAAGGTGTTGAGGTAAGTTTTTTAACAGAATATATCTTATTTCTCCAAGGATTGCATAGATGATTATATTTCAATTTTTAATAAAAGAAAATATTCTCTATCATTTGTGAATTCGTGGCAGAAAAAAATAAAAAAATCGGCGGGCAAAGACCCGCCGAAATTGCTTTAAAAAAACATTTTTGAAAATATTGAGCTCAGACCGCTAAAAGCAGTCCAAACATTTCTTCTTTATAGAATTTGAATTGGTTTTTTGAATTCATCGATCGCTACAAAAGTAAAATCTCCCACAATGGCTTTTTCCTTTTCATAAGAATACATTTGTTCTGTATAGATCTCAACGTTGACTTTCATACTTGTTTTTCCTACATGAGAAACTTTTCCTACCAGCTCCACAATGGTTCCCGCAGGAATAGGCTTTTTAAAATCTATTTTATCACTGCTCACTGTTACTACACGTTTTCTTGCAAATCGGGTCGCCGTAATAAAAGCCACTTCATCCATCAGCTGCATCGCTGTACCTC
The sequence above is a segment of the Chryseobacterium sp. MYb264 genome. Coding sequences within it:
- a CDS encoding 1-acyl-sn-glycerol-3-phosphate acyltransferase; translation: MKKLIGKAMLKLLGWKVVLQGDANSLNRCILVVAPHTHNMEYILGNLAYWSLEKPIKIIIKDAHTKAWYGSVVRGLGGIGIDRSQKNDLVKFVADQFAKEDFSLVITPEGTRSWVPKWRKGFYHMALAAKVPIVLAAGDFKRNIVYLGYTIPYERIASASFSEIMTEIQEYYIKNDIVPKIPENWNPNIMGNDSEARS
- a CDS encoding PspC domain-containing protein; protein product: MNKTLSIGLAGFSFTIEEHAYIKLSDYLNALRSSLEASEADEVMHDIEIRMVEIFKDSLGKREVINDSDVEKVIAQIGTPEKIEEQEEAYYSEKNSSKKSNSGAGYSDKKQLFRDPEKQKIAGVCAGLAQYVGMDITAMRAIWLGVFVLGAFTAAVSSSLVFLLYVILWAVLPKAESAADFLKMQGKPMNFDNLKNESNKLVQFANESTQRVGEIFIENKPYINNASSGIWNVIRYVLGGIFAFISISCLIGVFVVFGFMGADSDFPPISEMNFYFDNDSMKYVIMALITLGSLLPAMLFGLISIKLISPKTKLRNTGWVIGALFLALIALGTYFGFSMAKKEMFLKGHKEDTEEIAISTKSDTLYVDVKQITIPSNFKGYDDDLYSDKVSVYKRDWVHVEVTRKANIPTPYLIIKKEAKGYNLPLNVNIPVEIVNNKVILPNYIKYPYEHRFRDYNIDYELVIPSKAIVIPVKKDGIDFDGDLNGDGINDNDQDRDEDGNIRIEKNKITVNGSTIEYSSDDDDSDSIIINGKKVPSNQADQIIDSMKSNIKHMKGKNVDIKVNEGKNEISIKTK
- a CDS encoding PadR family transcriptional regulator gives rise to the protein MNTENTKAQMRKGILEFCILSLINHREMYVSDLIDELKKGKLDVVEGTLYPLLTRLKNGEFLSYRWEESTGGPPRKYYQITEKGKLFLTELQNTWAELTDSVNQITQKN
- a CDS encoding XAC2610-related protein codes for the protein MTYFKFLLPLLLAGTSVFAQYKIELKNISPNYQAKISMEDCSGDECRGEATIELINNATKKVQNFTSGNFTFYIKDQPAPVKGQLSTVTFDALMESPVIIDDFNFDGTEDVAIRNGSLGNYGAPSYDVYVYNMTQKKFVPSKELTELASNYLGFFEVDPERKRLIVYGKSGAAFHYTAEYAVVPGKGLLRVFEVEEDASGGEKVKVTKKELINHKWIKTVKNYPIEEYYK
- a CDS encoding HD domain-containing protein, with the protein product MKIQKEIDFILAVDALKNVQRRNYNADDSRRENTAEHSWQIIILAQILFPYAKNRADIDLLRVIRMLSIHDLVEIEAGDTFLFDEAGMVGKFEREKVSAQNIFGILDEPLRTEFFNLWLEFEEEKTPDAIFACAIDRIMPFILNSHTSGKSWTEAGVTEKQIRNMLENAISRASDEMGEAFQTLLNLSLETEKVLR
- a CDS encoding acyl-CoA thioesterase — protein: MTTEERIETSETRIFKAVFPNTTNHYDTLFGGTAMQLMDEVAFITATRFARKRVVTVSSDKIDFKKPIPAGTIVELVGKVSHVGKTSMKVNVEIYTEQMYSYEKEKAIVGDFTFVAIDEFKKPIQIL